Genomic DNA from Prunus persica cultivar Lovell chromosome G1, Prunus_persica_NCBIv2, whole genome shotgun sequence:
ATAATAACCAGACACCATGCCTAGAACATGGAACTGCAAAGACGCCAACTTAAAGGGCTATGGAGCAGAACTCAAAGGTCCTCTGAACTCAGAGGTTCCCTGACAGACATCCAATTATTGTTATGGCAAATATAAAACATGACCAAGTGCTCAAACAAAGTATTGATCGTTAGTTTAGCAAGATAATTACATAATTATGAAAAGTGTTTCCTTGTTTTGGACAAGAAGTCTActaagaaaaccaaaaataaaagagaaaaagaaatacttAATTGCTTTTGTTGTTGGAACTATTATGATTGGGTATTAACAGTGGTCGGATTAAGGGAGTATAATAAGAGAATAAAAGAAAGTGTATGAACAAAGGGAGTTTTATTAATTGAAAACTGAAGGAGGAAGTACTgagattttttcttctctggtATTATTGTTATTCTCTCTTCGGAGTTACAAACTATATACACCATTTTCACCGACTTCGCTAAGGATAAGAAGAGGAGCTctcctctctatctctctatctctctgaGCACTCTACATActtttgaatttatatatgcacTTCACATGCACACACTATACAATCCAACGAATTCACATGCCTATTTCAGATGTATTCACATgcataaacaaacaaagctTTTAAAATTTGGGCTACTGcactgttgctgctgctgacaCTGTTACTGTGTTGGTGCCACTATTACTGTGCTGTCGTTGGAAAAAGAGAGGAACTTCACATGTTACTTTGGTCTTTTGTGGAGGAGAGAGGCCTAGGACTTGCATGTCGTTGATGTTTAAGATAAGGGGCTTTTCCgccattttgaaaatattttgggtgtgtttgaGAGGAGCTTGTTTCTTTTGGGGATTTTTTActaaatttctaaatttctaatATTGTAATATAAATGTGGATACTCGATGTATTAGTGAAAGATGAATAAGCAACATTTATTGCAGTGCATCTATAGGCAAGGCACACGAAAAATTAATGACATGTTTATTAATTCATAATCAGGTGAGAAGGAATTGAGTTGAGGAGTCAAAATCTATATTTCCATTGAAGCTGTTTACTAAATTATTTGGAATCGGGGTAAGAATGATACCGATTCcttaagttgtttactaaattcCCATGAATCGGAATTGAAACcaatttgattactaaaatgtcatTGTTGTTAAATTAAAGTGGAttacaaatttgaaattttaaggaTACAATAGGTAAAAAACATATCTTGATGGGCTAGTTCTCTAGGAATTCAAATAGTACCTCCCACCCATGAGTCctgtgggagcaaatattttcgtctccaatcacgGCACTCCACATGAAAAAGAATATTgtctcttaaattaattaattgaactaatttatttggccaattaattaatagggataatatatgaattaatatttaataagataatatcattaattcaaatattatcctaataaagagaagataatatcattaattcagatattatctcaATAAAGAGATATAATCAAGTCCGACTTGATCCCTACGAATTTGGGTAAAGAATAAACTCATTATAATAAGAGTTTATTCTCTACGAAACTCTtgccccgaggctcctataaatagatgacGTCATTcgtcattcatcattcaaggtacatctaaacctactcctaaacttgagaaaaataccagaagctctctctctctttctctctctctctctctctctctctctctctctctctctctcttgactctccatattttctccacacggctccggccattCGATTCACACCATACATACAACTCcataccctttgcttagctattatTTTCCTGCAAACACTcgaactgacttaggcatatGAGAGTCTTTGGGCAACACCCCTcaggtgtggtctatttactccggtcttttttacaggaatcgaggaagagaaagaagaaagatcgaaggttgaaggatctaaaagcgaatattctcccatgagattatttgcacaaatatttggtgctttcattgagagcacgagttaCACTCAAAGCGTGCTCAGGGAATtcgttcctcctattttccaatccaccgaagccttccaaacaaccatggttagAAGCAAGAAAACAAGAGGCAAGGCTGCTGTGATGGCTCAATCCACGACACGCTCGGACCACCAGGATGCCGTGGCTTTGAGACAATCCAACACCACGGCCGAGACCGTGGCATGCCCTTATGGCACCGCGGCAGTCAtcgctcctcctcctctcaaTCCTGCGACCGGGAACACCATCTTGATAAGCCGCCGCACTACAACAGCAAGGCCTCTCGGCTGGAACCACTGTGCCACCTGCCGGACCAGCAGCTGGGACCACTGCACCGGCCTCTGCCATTGTCGTGCCATCTGAAGGCCCCGTGGCTGGATCTAGCCACCTTCATGGCACCACAACTGAGCATGGTGGAACCTCGCATCAGGGTGGGCTCATTACCACCACCGAATTTGGTCCAATCTTGGAGCAACTTCAAACATTCCTTCCATTGTCTCCATGCTCCCGCGTATACCTCcaatgaaaccctagcccgtGTGCAATTGGGCTCTACACACTTTTCTCTTCCCTATCCACGAAGTCGAGTAGACCTTAATAtgagagttgaccagctaactcagagaatggacgactaaaacaatttgatgaggCAGCTCCTCAACCAAGTAAacttggctcaaaaccttggccttggacaatagggcaaagagagaaggatggacGAATGCGCCAATAGGCAGTTCGATGGATACCAAGCAGGTGGAGCAGTAGTAAGCAGACAATGAGATGCCCAACAACGTAATCAGCTTGCCAACATGTCCCAAGCATCTGCAAGCCACACTCAGAGCAGACGAAGTCTCCCATCCAGATTGAATTTAAGGACGAACGTGCGCGATAGGCTGGGCCCAAGACTTGACATCCATGCTCGCTTAGGTCCGCAGGGAAATGTTCATGAAAGGCTAGGCTCCCAAGGACGTCAAACTCACAACCATCGCATTGAGGATTGTGAAGAAAGGCGCTCCGATGCCCACTCGCAGAGAAATATTCACAAAAGGCTAGGCTTCCAGGGAGGTCAACCTGACGGCCATTGCAACGAGGATCGTGAAGAAAGGTGCTCCGCTGCTCGTTCTCGAAGAACCAATTCTAGTCACCAAGCTACAGAAAATCCCTCGCAAGTGCAGTCCTCCAACATGCCCCTTATGCAGCGCAACCAAGAAAGTTGACCCGTGCAAACTAATGAGGAAGTTAACCAGCCTCGCCCAAATCCTAAAGGTCATCAACGTGACCGACCAACCATATGTGTGGAAGACTTGAGAAGCTTGTAAGTAACCGACTGCGAGACTTTAGGATTGGCGTAAATTTCGAAGATGCACTACATGGAGGTAGATCGAGCAAACTCCTCACCTTTCACCGCCAAAATCGAGCAAGCTGCTCCTCCGAAACGATTGTCAACGCCCACTTTCACATGCTTCAAAGAGGATTCCGATCCAGAAAGCCATTTGAAGTATTTCAAGAGCCTTATGATCCTCTACAAAACTGAAGACGCGTTAATGTGAAAAGTGTTTACAATGACTTTGCGAGGAGCAGCTCAGGATTGGTTCCATACCCTGCTATCAGGGTTAATCAGCAACTTCAAGAAGCTTGCTTATGTTTTTACCAAAGAGTACACTTCTTACCAAATGATGAAAAAGAACCTTGACCACTTGTACAACCTAGGCAAGAAGCCTGACGAATCCCTTCGAGCTTACATCAAGAGATTCAAAGCCAAAAAGGCCAACATCGTAGGGTGTGATGACCGAATCGCATCCTCTGCAATCAAGGAAGGTCTTCCAGCAGAACACAACTTATGCCATGAGTTGACTATGACTTCCAGCCAGACTCTGGCAGAGGTTTTCACTACCGCGGAACGCTACGCGCTCTGGGATGATGATCGAATCGCCTCGAAGAAGTCCACTGAGCAGGAAGATCTGATGACCAAGCGAGCATATGAAAGAAGTGACAAGCTTGGCAGCAAGGACAAAGACAAACGCACATCGCGCCCACAAGGCGAAGCCACGACAAAGgagaactacaccaagttctCCATCCATATACATCAAATTTTAGCCCAAGTGAAGGACAAACCTTGGGTAAAAAGGCTGCCACCCTTGAAAGGAGATCCGAGTAAGAGGGATACCAGAAAGTATTGTGCTTTCCATGGGACACACGGGCATAATACGAATAATTGCTTTGCTTGAAAAGTGCACCTCGAAGAAGATCCGTTACCCAATCCCTAGGGGCGGTATCTGCCAAATCAATAGCCATCAAGCAATGGCGAGGAAATGCTCAGCTCAAGGGCTGAAGAGAAGCAAGCAAACACAGTTCTTCCCTATGAATCAAGCATATCTAAAGGGAGTAGAACCAgcagaggagaaagaagatcCTGTTCTTGACGACCGAGtataccaaaaagaaaatggaataaCTACTCCCCAATAGCAATCAAAGAATCAGGGCTAAGTCGAGGGAATCCATCCGTAGGTCTCTcctgaagaaggatggaagccTGAAGAGGATGTTGAGCTAGTAGCCCATGATCCTGACAAGCCAGAGAGAAAAGCACGGATCGGCTTGCTCCTAAGCCAAGAGAAAAAGGCAGAGCTTGCAGCCTTCTCCAGGCATCGATCCCCAGATTATCTACCATCGCCTACACGTCAACCCAGCTATCAAGCCTGTAGCGCAAAAAGAGCGACAACTTCACCCCCGAGCGGGTTGTCATCATTGAAGTCGGGATCGACAAGCTTCTAGCTGCTGGTTTCATTGAAGAAGTCTCTTATGCAGAATGGCTGGCAAACGTTGTTCTAGTagcaaaaaaagataaagcccTGTGGAGAGTGTGCGTCGACTACACCAACCTCAACAAAGCATGCCATAAAGACAACTTTCCACTGCCAAGAATTGATCAGATCGTCGATTCAACTTCCGGCAATCAATTGCTAAGCTTCATGGATGCCTACTCAGGCTACAATGAAATCATGATACATGAAGACGACAAGGCAAAGACGTCTTTCATCATCGAAAGAGGAACATACTGCTATaaagtcatgccctttgggttAAAGAATGCTGGAGTAACCTACCAAAGGCtggtgaacaaaattttcaaggagcaAATAGGCAAGACTATGGAGGTCTAGTAGACGACATGTTAGTCAAAGCTCCCGAGCGAGCAGACCACATCAAGAACCTTGCCGAGGCATTCAACATACCTTGCCGAGTCTAGTCTAGCCGATTCCTGGATACTTAGTCACCCAAAGAGGAATTGAGgcacatccaaatcaaatcaaggccATACTCAATATGAAGTCACCTGCCACAACAAAGGAGATACAAAGTGTAACAGGTAGAGCGGCAGCTCTCAACCTACCTCACTTCACCTCTCTTACTCTCAAAACAGATATCTGGGTGAAGACTTGTACATCTAAATGGCGGTGTCCGACTCAGCTATCAGCTCAGCTTTTATCTGAGAAGAGCTAGGGGCATAACGTTCAGTATTTTAcacttcaaaagctctcctcaATGCAGAAACTCGCTATTCGAAAATGAAGAACCACATTTTTTTGCTTGTGGTTTTCGCAAGAAAACTAAGGCCTTACTATCAAGCACACCAGATAATTGTCATGACggaatttcctttgagatcgatCCTCCACAACCCCGACgcttctcagcgactcatgaaATGAGCTATTGAACTCAGTTAAtacgacctcctctaccggccGAAGACTGCTATAAAAGTTCAAGATTTAGCAGAATTTGTTGTAGAGTTTACTCATACAGTcgaagaagagaagctggTCATGAAAAGTAAGGAAAAAGCAGACGACACCTCCCCCACTGATTCGAACCTACCTAACGACATATGGCAGTTCCTAACCTGCCTGCCGAAATCTACCATCCGCAGAACAGCCCATGGCCTTTCATGCAATGGGCCATCGACTTAGTAGGCCCCATGCTAATGGCACttgccaagaaagaaatgatgatcgtcgCCACTGATTACTTTACTAAATAGATCGAGGCCGATgctctatcctctactaaagaagcCGATTTGGAACGATTTATCTGGAGAAACATTATATGCCGGTTTGGTTGCCCACAATCACTAGTTACCGACAATGGCTCACAATTCATCGGTAAGAAGATCACCACATTCTTCAAAAAGTATGGGATCAAGCAGCATCTAAGTACCCCGAGATATTCTCAAGGCAACGGCCAGGCCGAGGCAtccaacaaaacaattttggattttttcaaGAAGAGATTAAAAGGAGCCAAAGGAAAATGGATTGATGAGCTCCCTGGAATactatgggcttatcgcacCAAGCGAAGATCAATTGGCGAAATTCCATTTTCCCTTGCCTATGGAATTAAAGTAATCATTCCTCCTCACGTCACTGTGCCCTCTATAGGCATTGAAGTGGGTAGCATTGAGCAGAACTCCAACCAGATGAGGCTCAACCTTGACTTACCTAAAGGCGAGCACGAGAAACCCATTGTCCGAGTCGCCTCCTATCAACAGCGGTTGAAGTCTTACTATGACAAAAGAGCCAAGATCAGACAGTTTCAACCGGGCGACCTTGTGCTAAGAAAGACCTTCATCACTGCACAAAGACAAGGGTCtaaaaagatgaaacccaATTGGGAAGGCGGTTACGTGATCAGCCGATCTAGGGCTAGAGGAAGCTATACGCTTGACACCATGGAAGGGAAGGAGATTCCGCGACAATGGAATGCCTGGAACCTCCAAAGATACTATCCATGACGCTTCCTCCTACCTGCTCACTCCCCAACAAATGACTGAGCACTGCACATCTCTaaagaagagaagcaactgctgcaatttttgatttttttattaagttATTTCCATTTCGAATAAAGTGATGTAATCTCATGAACATCAATAAAAGTTCAGTTTCTCACCCCAGAgtgtccaaaacaaaaaacaaaaacaaaaaaaatacagttGTCCATAAGCAAcatccttcgggagacgcagggctATAATCAAAAGcatccttcgggagacgcagcccgTAAAGAAGCGTcttaagggagacgcagggtgcacCAGGAAATTCCTAAGGAaagtatccaggttcctattcGTTTCCTAAGGGGGCAGGATAGTCATACAATTGACCATAAAAAACATCCTAAGGAAGACCTAGGGCGATGACTAGAAGCGTCCTTTAGGAGACGTAGCCCGCAAAGCAGCGTACTAAGGAAAACGCAGGGTGTGCCagaaatttcttaaaaggagatTACCATGCTTCCTGCGAGAAGTATCCAGGTTGCTATTTGTTTCCTAAGGGGGGTTAGGATAGTTaaacagttgcccataaaaaGAGTCCTAAGGGAGAGACGCAAGACGACGACCAGAAACATCCTTCGGGAGATGCATCCCACAAAGCAGCGTCCTAAAGGAGCCGCAAGGTGCGCTTGAAATTTTCTAAAGAAGGTattcaggttcctatccgttttcTAAGGGGAGCAGGATAGTCATACATTTGTCCATAAGCAGTGTCCTAAGGGAGATGCAGGGCAGCGACCAGAAGGGTCCTAAGTGTTTTCTGGAAAATGCAGAACACGCCAGGAGTCCCTCAAGGAGGACCCTGGCTTTTGCCAAAATCCTAAGGGAAATGTACAGGCAAGACACTAGTCGGTTACTTAAGCAGTTCACAAGACAATatgcaaattgaagttgaaaaataaagactgaaatttccatagcaAAGTGACCAACTGGCcaagttcaaacaaaaaaaagatggtcaaacaaaatcaattattctaaacaaaaagcaaactacaaaagctaaaaagaaataaaagagtcTTCTTCTACTCCGAAATACGAGCAAAAGATCCCTGATCTGCAGCCTCTTCAGCGTCCACCTGATCAACCACGCTCTCAGCAGCTCCACATGCCTGATCTATGACGTCTGCCATTACCTCATCAGCTACATCCTCCTCTGCTTCACCCTTTCCAGTTGCCGCCTCTTCAGCTCATTTCATGTTCACAGCGTTAAGCTGCTCACTTTGCACAGGGAGCAAGTCAGGATAGAGCATCTTGATGTCTTTATCCCTAATGGCATAGAAGGGATCATTTCCATTTGTACAGTCCAAGTAGCCCAACTTGTACGCATCCATGGCAGCTTCAGACTTGGATTCTTCAACAGACTTATGATAGGTGCGAAATCTAGCCAAAAGCTTGTCATAGCTATGAGAAATCTACACGGAAGTA
This window encodes:
- the LOC109946670 gene encoding uncharacterized protein LOC109946670, which gives rise to MTLRGAAQDWFHTLLSGLISNFKKLAYVFTKEYTSYQMMKKNLDHLYNLGKKPDESLRAYIKRFKAKKANIVGCDDRIASSAIKEGLPAEHNLCHELTMTSSQTLAEVFTTAERYALWDDDRIASKKSTEQEDLMTKRAYERSDKLGSKDKDKRTSRPQGEATTKENYTKFSIHIHQILAQVKDKPWVKRLPPLKGDPSKRDTRKYCAFHGTHGHNTNNCFA